Proteins from a genomic interval of Desulforegulaceae bacterium:
- the pgsA gene encoding CDP-diacylglycerol--glycerol-3-phosphate 3-phosphatidyltransferase has protein sequence MKFKINDDLKKKLMHPNAFTLYRVIAVPVLIILMLGNSFWNCFFATLVFILASITDYLDGFLARKMGLVSNFGKMMDPLADKILVSSAFIMLVAKGWVPGWVVCIIIGRELAVTGLRNLMTENNDDVSASVIAKWKTGFQIAALIPLIYHYKFIGIDMAYIGNLLIWVALVLTIISGFDYFYKARKYFIE, from the coding sequence ATGAAGTTTAAAATTAATGACGATTTAAAGAAAAAACTTATGCATCCAAATGCTTTTACCCTTTATAGGGTGATTGCTGTTCCGGTTTTGATTATTCTTATGCTGGGAAATAGTTTTTGGAATTGTTTTTTTGCAACTCTTGTATTTATTTTGGCATCTATTACAGATTATCTTGACGGATTTTTAGCCAGAAAAATGGGACTTGTTTCAAATTTTGGTAAAATGATGGATCCCCTTGCAGACAAGATTTTAGTAAGTTCAGCTTTTATAATGCTTGTTGCCAAAGGCTGGGTTCCTGGCTGGGTTGTTTGTATAATAATCGGTCGTGAACTTGCTGTAACAGGGCTTAGGAATCTTATGACAGAAAACAATGATGATGTTTCAGCTTCTGTTATTGCAAAGTGGAAAACAGGGTTTCAGATTGCAGCTCTTATTCCTTTGATTTATCATTATAAGTTCATTGGAATTGATATGGCATATATTGGAAATCTTTTAATCTGGGTTGCCCTTGTTTTAACTATTATTTCAGGCTTTGATTATTTTTATAAGGCAAGAAAATATTTTATTGAATAA
- the folK gene encoding 2-amino-4-hydroxy-6-hydroxymethyldihydropteridine diphosphokinase, translating to MLADVYLSLGSNLGEKFDNLKKAVFFLKKEFGEIQISNFYETKPLDYKNQSEFINCCIFFKTKKNCFEVFEKTRKIEKQLGQFEKELRFGPRIIDIDIIFFSDKIINTPNLKIPHERMHKRAFVLFPLMDLNESFVHPVFKKNIRQLSEAKKVLGQGIKKIGNCSRLI from the coding sequence ATGTTGGCTGATGTTTATTTAAGCTTAGGTTCAAATCTTGGAGAAAAATTTGATAATTTAAAAAAGGCTGTTTTTTTTCTTAAAAAAGAATTTGGAGAAATTCAAATTTCTAATTTTTATGAAACCAAACCCTTAGATTATAAAAATCAATCAGAGTTTATAAATTGCTGCATTTTTTTTAAAACAAAAAAAAATTGTTTTGAAGTGTTTGAAAAAACAAGAAAAATTGAAAAGCAATTGGGGCAGTTTGAAAAAGAATTAAGATTTGGCCCAAGGATTATTGATATAGATATAATTTTTTTTTCAGATAAAATTATAAATACTCCAAATCTTAAAATACCCCATGAAAGAATGCATAAAAGGGCTTTTGTTCTTTTCCCCTTGATGGATCTTAATGAAAGTTTTGTTCATCCGGTGTTTAAAAAAAATATCAGGCAATTATCTGAAGCAAAAAAAGTTTTAGGTCAGGGGATAAAAAAAATTGGTAATTGTTCCAGATTAATCTGA
- the argH gene encoding argininosuccinate lyase: protein MSSKLWGGRFSVTTDKAVEKFSSSIDFDSLLYKEDIQGSIAHSKMLAECGIISKEDFKKIEKGLLKIEKQIESGDFIHDDSLEDIHMHIESCLTQEIGDAARKLHTARSRNDQVGLDIRLYLKTVINEVVENLFYLRKNFYEKAVLNINTILPGYTHLQRAQPVSFAHHMLAYYEMFTRDSSRFIDCLKRFDENPLGSAALAGTPHKIDRKRTTELLNFSTYTKNSMDAVSDRDFVIEFLSSASICMMHLSRISEELILWSTSEFAFVTISDGFTTGSSIMPQKKNPDIPELVRGKTGRVYGSLVAILTLMKSLPMTYNRDMQEDKPPLFDGAKTLLSCIDIYNRMLPEIKINKDKMLEATKTGFLNATDMADYLVEKNVAFRLAHEITGKAVALALDKGCELENLSLEDLRTISSAFDDDIYSYLDIETVVDKRISLGGTSRENIKNQLKNIKELLNEEKQKFNY from the coding sequence ATGAGTTCCAAGCTCTGGGGAGGAAGATTTTCAGTAACAACTGACAAAGCTGTGGAAAAATTTTCTTCTTCCATAGATTTTGACTCTTTGCTTTACAAAGAAGATATTCAAGGAAGTATTGCCCACTCAAAAATGCTTGCTGAATGCGGGATAATTTCAAAAGAAGATTTCAAAAAAATTGAAAAAGGGCTTTTGAAAATTGAAAAACAAATAGAATCAGGTGATTTTATCCATGATGATTCACTTGAAGATATTCACATGCATATAGAGTCTTGTCTTACCCAAGAAATTGGCGATGCTGCAAGAAAACTTCATACTGCAAGAAGCAGAAATGATCAGGTTGGCCTTGATATAAGACTTTATCTTAAAACAGTTATAAATGAAGTTGTTGAAAATCTTTTTTATTTAAGAAAAAACTTTTATGAAAAAGCAGTTTTAAATATAAATACAATTTTGCCTGGTTATACACATTTGCAAAGGGCTCAGCCAGTGTCTTTTGCCCACCATATGCTGGCTTATTATGAAATGTTTACAAGAGATTCTTCAAGATTTATTGATTGTTTAAAAAGATTTGATGAAAATCCTTTAGGATCTGCAGCTCTTGCTGGCACTCCCCATAAAATAGACAGAAAAAGAACCACTGAACTTTTAAATTTTTCCACTTATACAAAAAACAGTATGGATGCTGTTTCAGACAGGGATTTTGTAATAGAATTTCTTTCTTCAGCTTCAATTTGCATGATGCATTTAAGCAGAATTTCAGAAGAACTTATTTTGTGGTCAACTTCAGAGTTTGCTTTTGTAACCATTTCAGATGGATTTACAACAGGAAGTTCAATTATGCCCCAAAAGAAAAATCCTGATATTCCAGAACTTGTAAGGGGTAAAACAGGAAGGGTTTATGGAAGTCTTGTTGCAATTTTAACTTTAATGAAATCCCTGCCCATGACCTATAATAGAGATATGCAGGAAGATAAACCTCCTTTGTTTGACGGAGCCAAAACCCTTTTATCATGTATTGATATTTACAATAGAATGCTTCCTGAAATAAAAATAAACAAAGACAAAATGCTTGAAGCAACAAAAACTGGATTTTTAAATGCAACAGATATGGCAGATTATCTTGTTGAAAAAAATGTTGCTTTTAGACTTGCCCACGAAATCACAGGAAAGGCAGTAGCTTTAGCTCTTGATAAGGGGTGTGAGCTTGAAAATCTTAGCCTTGAAGATTTAAGAACAATTTCAAGTGCTTTTGATGATGACATTTATTCTTATCTTGATATAGAAACTGTGGTTGATAAAAGAATATCCCTTGGCGGCACTTCAAGGGAAAATATTAAAAACCAACTTAAAAATATTAAAGAGCTTCTTAATGAAGAAAAACAAAAATTTAATTATTAG